Proteins from one Listeria weihenstephanensis genomic window:
- a CDS encoding CpsD/CapB family tyrosine-protein kinase yields the protein MMLRKKKEVQREDRKLIVQNKPLSPLSEQFRMVVENIELMSIDQKLKSILITSADPSSGKSIISSNLAIAFAQKGKKTLLIDADLRKPTIHKYFRNGVSLGLMGLIKKESTVEGAVFKSDTPNLYILQAGIIPVNPASILASDRLKEVLAELGEKFDHIIMDTPPILAVADAQVLSGMTDASVLVIRNDYTVTERARKASTRLEQSSKLFLGAIFNNQKQKQDHYYYQENL from the coding sequence ATGATGTTACGTAAAAAGAAAGAAGTACAGCGCGAAGACCGCAAACTTATCGTGCAGAACAAGCCTTTATCACCCTTGTCGGAACAGTTTCGGATGGTCGTTGAGAACATTGAATTAATGAGTATTGATCAGAAGCTAAAATCGATTTTGATCACGTCTGCCGATCCGAGTTCTGGGAAATCGATTATTTCGAGTAACCTCGCGATTGCGTTTGCTCAGAAGGGTAAGAAAACCTTGCTCATTGATGCGGACTTGCGGAAACCGACGATTCATAAGTATTTCCGAAATGGCGTGTCGCTTGGCTTGATGGGACTTATTAAAAAAGAATCCACGGTGGAAGGTGCGGTATTTAAGAGTGATACGCCGAACTTGTATATTTTACAGGCTGGTATTATTCCAGTGAATCCAGCGTCCATTTTAGCGTCGGATCGGTTGAAAGAAGTGCTCGCAGAACTAGGAGAGAAGTTTGACCATATAATTATGGATACGCCGCCGATTTTGGCTGTAGCAGATGCGCAAGTTTTGTCAGGGATGACGGATGCGTCGGTGCTCGTGATTCGCAACGATTACACGGTGACGGAGCGAGCACGCAAGGCCAGTACGCGATTGGAGCAGAGTTCGAAGCTATTTCTAGGTGCAATTTTTAATAATCAAAAACAGAAGCAGGATCACTATTATTATCAGGAGAATCTATGA